A single window of Paenibacillus sp. SYP-B4298 DNA harbors:
- a CDS encoding ABC transporter substrate-binding protein — MKAQGKKTYSVLAGTLMTAVLLSACGSGNGGSTATEGGANAGANSANANKGGEEVTLTLLVDNNQDTVNQANAYIDAFTKKYPNIKVELETRPGGGEGDNIVKTRLATGDMTDVFFYNSGSLMQALNPEKNMLDLTAEAFQDNVMDSFKQTVAYKGKVYGVPVSSTMAGGWFYNKKLYADLGLEVPKTWAELMANNEKIKSAGLTPVIGSYKDTWTSQLIVLADYYNVQAQAPTFAEDFTAHKATNAGTPAMLRAFEKLQEVHDKGYMNKDSLATTYDAGMKMLAEGKGVHYPMLTFATPSLVQNFPDEIENIGFFAQPGDDASKNGLTVWMPGAAYVYKESSHIEQAKLLVSFIASVEGTEAVSAASSPVGPYLIKGATVPDSVPTLVKDMMPYFDDNKNAPALEFVSPVKGPSLEQITVEVGSGIKNAQQGAEAYDRDVEKQAKQLGLEGW, encoded by the coding sequence ATGAAGGCACAAGGTAAAAAAACGTATTCAGTGCTAGCAGGTACGCTAATGACGGCGGTACTGCTGTCTGCCTGCGGAAGCGGCAACGGCGGAAGCACAGCTACAGAGGGCGGGGCGAATGCCGGCGCGAATTCAGCGAATGCGAACAAGGGCGGCGAGGAAGTTACACTGACACTGCTGGTGGATAACAACCAGGATACAGTGAACCAGGCCAATGCGTATATTGATGCCTTCACGAAGAAGTATCCGAATATCAAGGTGGAACTGGAGACCCGGCCTGGCGGGGGAGAGGGCGATAATATCGTCAAGACCCGTCTGGCAACGGGAGATATGACGGATGTCTTCTTCTACAACTCCGGCTCCTTAATGCAAGCGCTTAACCCCGAAAAAAATATGCTCGACCTGACCGCCGAGGCATTCCAGGACAACGTCATGGACTCCTTCAAGCAGACGGTTGCCTATAAAGGTAAGGTATATGGCGTTCCGGTGTCCTCCACGATGGCGGGCGGCTGGTTCTACAATAAAAAGCTCTATGCCGATCTGGGGCTGGAGGTGCCCAAGACATGGGCGGAGCTGATGGCGAACAATGAGAAGATCAAGTCGGCTGGACTGACCCCGGTCATCGGCAGCTACAAGGATACATGGACGTCCCAGTTGATTGTACTGGCCGATTATTATAATGTTCAGGCGCAGGCGCCTACCTTTGCCGAGGATTTCACGGCTCATAAGGCAACCAATGCAGGTACGCCGGCGATGCTTCGCGCGTTTGAGAAGCTGCAGGAGGTTCACGACAAGGGCTATATGAACAAGGATTCACTTGCCACGACCTATGATGCAGGCATGAAGATGCTGGCGGAGGGCAAGGGTGTGCATTACCCGATGCTGACGTTCGCGACACCGTCGCTGGTGCAGAATTTCCCGGACGAGATTGAGAATATCGGCTTCTTCGCCCAGCCAGGGGATGATGCCTCCAAGAATGGTCTGACGGTCTGGATGCCAGGCGCAGCCTATGTGTATAAGGAAAGCAGCCATATCGAGCAAGCCAAGCTGCTCGTGAGCTTCATCGCATCCGTCGAAGGAACGGAGGCCGTATCTGCCGCCTCCTCGCCGGTAGGTCCTTATCTGATTAAGGGAGCCACGGTGCCTGACAGCGTGCCGACACTCGTCAAGGATATGATGCCTTACTTCGACGATAACAAGAATGCGCCAGCACTGGAATTTGTCTCTCCGGTCAAGGGGCCGAGCCTTGAGCAGATCACTGTAGAGGTGGGCTCAGGCATCAAGAATGCCCAGCAGGGCGCAGAGGCGTATGACCGCGATGTGGAGAAGCAGGCCAAGCAGCTTGGTCTGGAGGGCTGGTAA
- a CDS encoding carbohydrate ABC transporter permease, which translates to MNTVFKRTYSYWFLVPAAIVYLIIFIMPTVMSFFFSLTRWDLSEWEFIGLENFVMFFREQSLSIGFKNTLIYAVVTCSLKVVLGLLLGVLLTSKIRTKDYLRSVVFFPTLVSTIAVGIAFSMMMHPTEGVINTALAAIGIEGPDWLGNPRLALLSVAMVDVWKGVGFATVIYIAGILSIPHEYYEALQIDGGNGWNKFWSIIVPLSRPATNSVIILAFIGGLRSFDLVWAMTKGGPGFTTDLIASIIYKQYQGGFYGLATAGNVILFLVVTALAFPLYTYLNRKEVDL; encoded by the coding sequence ATGAACACTGTATTCAAGCGAACTTATTCCTACTGGTTTCTGGTGCCAGCGGCAATCGTCTACCTCATTATCTTCATCATGCCGACGGTAATGTCCTTCTTCTTCAGCCTGACGCGCTGGGATCTGTCGGAATGGGAGTTCATCGGCCTGGAGAACTTCGTTATGTTCTTCCGCGAGCAGTCGCTCAGCATCGGCTTCAAGAACACGCTGATCTACGCGGTGGTCACCTGCTCACTCAAGGTTGTGCTCGGCCTGCTGCTCGGCGTGCTGTTGACCTCGAAGATTCGGACGAAGGACTATTTGCGTTCGGTGGTATTCTTTCCTACACTGGTGAGCACGATTGCGGTCGGCATCGCCTTCAGCATGATGATGCACCCGACAGAGGGAGTAATCAATACAGCGCTCGCGGCTATCGGGATTGAAGGCCCGGATTGGCTGGGCAACCCGAGGCTGGCTCTGCTGTCCGTCGCGATGGTGGATGTATGGAAAGGGGTCGGATTTGCGACCGTCATCTATATTGCAGGAATATTGTCGATTCCGCATGAATATTACGAGGCGCTCCAGATCGATGGAGGCAACGGCTGGAACAAGTTCTGGAGTATTATCGTGCCGCTCAGCCGTCCGGCGACCAACTCGGTCATCATATTGGCCTTTATCGGCGGCTTGCGCTCCTTCGATCTTGTCTGGGCGATGACCAAGGGCGGTCCGGGGTTCACGACCGACCTGATCGCATCGATCATCTATAAGCAATATCAGGGCGGCTTCTACGGCCTGGCGACGGCAGGCAATGTCATCCTGTTCCTCGTCGTAACCGCGCTGGCGTTCCCGCTGTATACGTATCTGAACCGCAAGGAGGTCGACCTGTAG
- a CDS encoding carbohydrate ABC transporter permease has product MRRIRQFSYELLGVLFTVVAFWIPFYFIIVNAGKNEKDAALLNLSWPTSSQFWSNIKTVVETRDFMLLRAFLNSTVLTVVSIVLIIVLCAMAGYVLQRRKDRATPIFDFLILAGLIIPPAIVPTIWVLDGLGLFKTLGGLILVEVALGFPFSVLLYKGFIAAIPREIDEAAVIDGCGGFRLFFRMILPLLQPVTATIIVLSSVTIFNDFTNPLYFLPGSKTPTVQLTMYNFQSQFVTQYNLLFMNILLITIPPLVLFLFFNKRIVAGMTAGSVKG; this is encoded by the coding sequence ATGAGACGCATCAGACAATTCAGCTATGAGCTGCTCGGCGTACTATTTACGGTCGTCGCCTTCTGGATTCCATTTTATTTCATCATCGTAAATGCAGGCAAAAATGAGAAGGATGCCGCGCTGCTCAATCTGAGCTGGCCGACCTCCTCGCAGTTCTGGTCCAATATCAAGACTGTGGTGGAAACGCGGGACTTCATGCTGCTGCGGGCATTTCTTAACAGCACCGTACTGACGGTCGTATCGATCGTCCTGATCATCGTGCTGTGCGCCATGGCGGGCTATGTCTTGCAGCGGCGCAAGGACAGAGCGACCCCGATCTTTGATTTCCTTATTCTGGCGGGGCTGATCATCCCTCCAGCGATTGTACCCACCATCTGGGTGCTGGACGGGCTGGGTCTGTTCAAGACGCTGGGCGGGCTGATTCTGGTAGAGGTGGCGCTCGGCTTTCCTTTCTCGGTGCTGCTGTACAAGGGCTTCATCGCAGCGATACCGCGCGAGATCGACGAGGCCGCGGTCATCGACGGCTGTGGCGGGTTCCGGCTGTTCTTCCGCATGATCCTGCCGCTGCTGCAGCCGGTTACAGCGACGATCATCGTCCTCTCCTCGGTGACGATCTTCAATGATTTCACGAATCCGCTCTATTTCTTGCCGGGCTCGAAGACGCCGACGGTGCAGTTGACGATGTACAATTTCCAGAGCCAGTTTGTCACGCAGTACAATTTGCTGTTTATGAATATTTTGCTCATTACGATTCCGCCGCTCGTGCTGTTCCTGTTCTTCAATAAACGCATCGTAGCCGGGATGACAGCAGGCTCTGTCAAGGGTTAA
- a CDS encoding alpha-L-rhamnosidase yields MSKWSVESVTCEYQTRLVGTELQAPRFSWVLNAGERRGAAQSAYRIQVVLAGPGAAVGKGGEATATHAHAGDTGNVDASGAAGSVDAGGANRGSAGEDGADGDGTITADAGVDTLIWDSGKVESSQSVHVEYRGPELSSRTMYRYRVMVWNEAGEPSEWSTDGILETGIGGASAWQAQWITPDRDEIAADAQPSYLLRRSFELRPGVVAARVFATAAGVYELYVNGAKVSGDLLAPGWTSYSTRIQYQTYDVTALLQAGGNGIGIMLGDGWYRGGLGFDERNYMYGDCRAALAELHVRYEDGTEEIIATGADWKAALAPVQYSNIYHGETYDARLEQPGWSSEPFDDAGWKAVERVELPYDQLVAQENWPVTVTEVLRPVAAWVTPAGDHVLDMGQNMVGRMRLTVEAPAGTRIVLRHAEVLDKDGNIYFGNLRPARQTVEYIASGTGVESYAPHFTFMGFRYVKVEGFPLREGVLPIEAFQGEVMHSDMASTGEFECSDERVNQLQRNIRWGQRGNFVDVPTDCPQRDERLGWTGDAQVFISTALFNYQGGPFFTKWLRDLKAEQLADGGVPFVIPDIVGGASSAAWGDAAVICPWTVYQYYGDLRLLGEQYESMKRWVEYIRAQGEREDMWDTGFHFGDWLALDAKENSYVGATPTSLIATAYYAHSTRLVRDAAQALGHDADAQRYSELHRRIVQAFRDEFITANGRVASPTQTAHILALMFELVDGEAKRRVADDLNHLIIENDYHLTTGFVGTPYLCFALSNNGYHDTAVRLLLQESYPGWLYSVSKGATTIWEHWDSIKPDGSFWSDDMNSFNHYAYGAIGDWMYRKIAGLDMDSSEPGYKRIRIEPLYGSTLLTYARAAHQSMYGRIESGWRRDGVRIELSVTIPANTTAEIILRGAVPGGVTESGRALEDAEGITEIVMEEGGLLLRAGSGTYCFIYEASGLFRQEYSMQTRMNELLMDERATEVVRRHAPNLLGGALLSIAKPCSLQQISENAMMRVPLEAVERILADLKAL; encoded by the coding sequence ATGTCCAAATGGAGTGTTGAATCCGTCACATGCGAATATCAAACTAGGCTGGTAGGAACGGAGCTCCAGGCACCGCGGTTCAGTTGGGTGCTCAATGCCGGAGAGCGACGCGGTGCAGCGCAGTCTGCATACCGTATTCAGGTGGTGCTGGCAGGGCCAGGGGCCGCGGTAGGGAAGGGCGGCGAGGCGACTGCTACACATGCGCATGCTGGAGATACAGGGAATGTGGACGCAAGCGGTGCTGCAGGAAGCGTGGACGCAGGCGGTGCGAATAGAGGAAGCGCGGGTGAGGACGGCGCCGATGGCGACGGTACGATAACGGCTGATGCCGGGGTGGATACACTGATCTGGGATAGCGGCAAGGTCGAGTCCTCGCAGTCGGTGCATGTTGAATATAGAGGGCCGGAGCTGAGCAGCCGCACCATGTACCGTTATCGGGTGATGGTGTGGAATGAGGCCGGCGAGCCGTCGGAATGGAGTACGGACGGCATCCTGGAGACTGGCATAGGCGGTGCGTCAGCATGGCAGGCGCAGTGGATTACGCCGGATCGGGACGAGATCGCAGCGGACGCACAGCCTTCGTACCTGCTGCGGCGCAGCTTCGAGCTTCGTCCTGGCGTAGTAGCGGCGCGTGTCTTTGCTACAGCGGCGGGGGTATATGAGCTGTATGTGAACGGCGCCAAGGTGTCGGGCGACCTGCTCGCTCCGGGCTGGACAAGCTACAGCACCCGCATTCAATATCAGACCTATGATGTGACCGCGCTGCTGCAGGCAGGCGGCAATGGCATCGGCATTATGCTGGGCGATGGCTGGTATCGCGGCGGGCTGGGCTTTGATGAGCGCAACTATATGTATGGCGATTGCCGCGCTGCGCTCGCGGAGCTGCATGTGCGCTATGAGGATGGGACGGAAGAGATCATCGCCACAGGAGCAGACTGGAAGGCGGCGCTGGCTCCGGTTCAATATTCCAATATCTATCACGGAGAGACCTATGACGCTCGACTGGAGCAGCCAGGCTGGAGTAGCGAGCCGTTCGACGATGCAGGGTGGAAGGCAGTGGAGCGGGTGGAGCTGCCTTACGATCAACTGGTCGCACAGGAGAACTGGCCGGTCACGGTGACGGAGGTGCTGCGTCCAGTTGCGGCCTGGGTTACGCCAGCGGGCGATCATGTGCTCGATATGGGGCAAAATATGGTTGGCCGGATGCGCCTGACTGTCGAAGCTCCAGCAGGTACGCGCATTGTGCTGCGCCATGCGGAGGTGCTCGACAAGGATGGCAATATTTACTTCGGCAATCTGCGTCCAGCCAGGCAGACGGTAGAGTATATCGCCAGCGGGACAGGCGTGGAGAGCTACGCGCCGCATTTCACCTTCATGGGCTTCCGCTATGTGAAGGTAGAGGGCTTCCCGCTCCGCGAGGGTGTCTTGCCTATCGAAGCCTTCCAGGGCGAGGTGATGCACTCGGACATGGCATCGACAGGGGAGTTCGAATGCTCAGATGAGCGCGTGAATCAGTTGCAGCGCAATATCCGCTGGGGACAGCGCGGCAACTTCGTTGATGTGCCGACCGACTGCCCGCAGCGTGATGAGCGGCTGGGCTGGACTGGGGATGCGCAGGTGTTCATCTCGACGGCGTTGTTCAATTACCAGGGTGGCCCGTTCTTCACCAAGTGGCTGCGCGATCTGAAGGCAGAGCAGCTTGCAGACGGCGGTGTGCCGTTCGTCATCCCGGATATTGTGGGCGGAGCAAGCTCTGCGGCGTGGGGCGATGCAGCGGTCATCTGTCCATGGACCGTATACCAATATTATGGCGATCTGCGGTTGCTGGGCGAGCAATATGAGAGTATGAAGCGCTGGGTGGAATATATCCGTGCCCAGGGCGAGCGCGAGGACATGTGGGATACCGGCTTCCACTTCGGCGATTGGCTGGCACTGGATGCCAAGGAGAACAGCTATGTTGGCGCAACGCCGACCTCGCTGATCGCTACCGCCTACTATGCTCATTCGACGCGGCTCGTGCGCGATGCGGCGCAGGCGCTCGGGCATGATGCAGATGCACAGCGGTATAGCGAGCTGCATCGCCGCATCGTACAGGCCTTCCGCGATGAATTCATCACGGCGAACGGGCGGGTCGCTTCGCCAACCCAGACGGCGCACATATTGGCGCTCATGTTCGAGCTGGTGGATGGGGAAGCGAAGCGGCGTGTGGCCGACGATCTGAATCATCTGATCATCGAGAATGACTACCATCTGACCACGGGCTTCGTCGGAACGCCGTATCTGTGCTTCGCCCTGTCGAACAACGGCTATCATGATACGGCGGTACGGCTGCTGCTGCAGGAGAGCTATCCGGGCTGGCTGTACTCGGTCTCCAAGGGTGCGACGACGATCTGGGAGCATTGGGACAGCATCAAGCCGGACGGCTCGTTCTGGAGCGACGATATGAACTCGTTCAACCATTATGCCTATGGTGCGATCGGCGACTGGATGTACCGCAAGATTGCGGGACTGGATATGGATTCATCCGAGCCGGGCTACAAGAGAATCCGCATCGAGCCGCTGTATGGCTCCACACTGTTGACCTATGCGCGGGCAGCGCATCAGTCGATGTACGGGCGGATCGAATCAGGCTGGCGGCGTGACGGCGTGCGGATCGAGCTGAGCGTGACGATTCCAGCGAATACGACGGCCGAGATCATACTGCGCGGCGCGGTGCCGGGTGGTGTCACGGAAAGCGGGCGTGCGCTTGAGGATGCCGAGGGAATTACGGAGATTGTGATGGAAGAGGGCGGCCTGCTGCTCCGCGCAGGCTCCGGTACGTACTGCTTCATCTATGAGGCGAGCGGACTGTTCCGTCAGGAATATTCGATGCAGACGAGGATGAATGAGCTGCTGATGGATGAGCGGGCAACCGAGGTCGTCAGACGCCATGCGCCGAACCTGCTGGGCGGCGCGCTGCTGAGCATCGCCAAGCCATGCTCCTTGCAGCAGATTAGCGAGAATGCGATGATGCGTGTGCCGCTGGAAGCGGTAGAGCGGATATTGGCGGATTTGAAGGCGTTGTAG
- a CDS encoding DUF6602 domain-containing protein: MNKSLTSMQRKQKVVANIKDNYRQIERSIVAQLFMKHDLHGTTIGSEREDIWRQLFEMIIPKKFVIEQSAFIIDSGEGVSHEVDLVIMDETYTPYIFRYGRLKFIPIEAVAAVVECKSHALKEKALKKWVNSIEELRTNDLSIARLAQSIATRAVLTQSSTRPIRILCALENEVKESIARLFDFSLWATSPDPTGREGSDSSIHPSLGHIRIACHLSKGEKVEKGKAVKSEQGSETLKDWFLSLNHYGKTPSLTMPEDMDTPLSAYQVKDELGNLSLLTFNFQLNQLLMLINNPILFPHRAYVKMFNPDAFPKQVENDAEV, translated from the coding sequence ATGAATAAGTCGTTAACTTCAATGCAAAGAAAGCAAAAAGTGGTCGCTAATATTAAAGATAACTATCGTCAAATTGAACGGTCGATAGTTGCTCAACTATTTATGAAGCATGATCTTCATGGAACTACTATCGGCTCGGAACGCGAAGACATCTGGCGGCAGTTGTTTGAAATGATTATTCCAAAAAAATTTGTTATCGAACAATCGGCTTTTATTATTGATTCTGGTGAAGGTGTGTCTCATGAGGTTGATCTGGTCATAATGGATGAGACTTACACTCCGTACATATTCCGTTACGGTCGGTTGAAGTTCATTCCTATCGAGGCAGTGGCAGCTGTGGTGGAGTGCAAGAGTCACGCATTAAAAGAGAAAGCTCTTAAAAAATGGGTAAACAGCATCGAAGAATTACGAACCAATGATTTATCCATTGCACGCCTTGCACAATCTATTGCAACCAGAGCCGTACTGACACAAAGCTCAACCCGCCCGATTCGTATATTATGTGCGCTGGAAAACGAAGTGAAAGAGTCTATAGCAAGGCTTTTCGATTTTTCTCTGTGGGCTACATCTCCAGATCCTACAGGCAGAGAAGGAAGTGACTCTAGTATCCACCCATCCTTGGGTCACATTCGTATTGCTTGTCATTTAAGCAAAGGGGAGAAAGTAGAGAAGGGGAAGGCAGTGAAGTCTGAACAGGGATCGGAAACATTAAAGGATTGGTTCTTGTCGCTGAATCATTATGGTAAGACCCCGTCGCTTACTATGCCTGAAGATATGGATACACCACTTTCAGCGTATCAGGTTAAGGATGAACTGGGTAATCTGTCGCTTCTAACCTTTAATTTTCAATTAAATCAGTTGTTAATGCTGATTAACAACCCGATACTATTCCCACATAGAGCTTATGTGAAAATGTTCAACCCGGATGCCTTTCCTAAGCAAGTGGAGAATGATGCAGAAGTGTAG
- the cas3 gene encoding CRISPR-associated helicase Cas3', producing MTFYAHSRDDEVYQFLKDHLEEVARRSRRHADAFGAGALAYLAGLLHDIGKYSEPFQQRVRGRNVRVDHSTAGAKWLLNKSSYSKHIGTSGATPYLARLVAMSIAGHHGGLQNYGSQDEDSSFMKRVSKRDDELPDWSQAWKEIRVPEEKMALPYVFQPHLLREHMNSLAWKYSFLGRMIYSCLVDADSTDTRDFTNEADRRIMEEWRQPTPEELLRRLNAYLLPFEKSEPTRINIQRKHIQDACRRQAREAGRGLFSLSVPTGGGKTLSSMLFALEHAIKHGLRRIIYVIPFTSIIEQNAKVFRKALGDDAILEHHSNFNMQDYEENHDPKEARLAKLSAENWESPVVVTTSVQFFESLFSNARSKCRKLHNIAGSVIVVDEAQSLPRGYVMPCLHALQELVSHYNCSVVLCTATQPSWDKLGFPAHEIMDSPTPMQLMDTFKRVEVRSYGDLGDEVLDETVTDWIEASEQVLCIVNTRKHARLLYDRLKPHYMEDLYHLSGRMCAAHRMETLDQIRDRLSNKQPCRVISTQLVEAGVDIDFPKVFRAMAGLDSIAQAAGRCNREGKPQMGEVRVFYPERHGMPDRGWMRETAAEARHVLRYEGDALSLSAMQNYFDRIYGLNDDTVSQKTDDKGIMELLKLKNSNLEIPYAELADRFQFIEGQMQSIVIPYNSKARGVIEELKYSAYPTVVLRKLQAYSVQVYRFELSALLQADLLESINGVLVLAEPAYYSEATGLLQPDSVVEHEVLIF from the coding sequence ATGACGTTTTATGCTCATAGCCGGGATGACGAGGTGTATCAGTTTCTCAAGGATCATCTGGAGGAGGTCGCCCGGAGGAGTCGAAGGCATGCCGATGCGTTCGGAGCGGGGGCGCTTGCCTATCTGGCTGGTCTGCTTCATGATATTGGGAAGTATTCAGAGCCGTTTCAACAGCGTGTACGCGGGCGTAATGTACGAGTGGATCATTCCACCGCTGGCGCCAAATGGCTGTTGAATAAGTCGTCGTATAGCAAGCATATTGGAACAAGCGGAGCCACTCCGTATCTGGCCAGGCTGGTAGCGATGTCGATTGCTGGACATCATGGAGGCCTCCAGAATTATGGGAGCCAGGATGAAGATAGCTCGTTCATGAAACGAGTATCCAAAAGGGATGACGAGTTACCGGACTGGTCGCAAGCATGGAAAGAAATAAGAGTGCCAGAAGAAAAGATGGCGCTTCCATATGTATTTCAACCTCATTTACTACGTGAGCATATGAATAGTCTTGCGTGGAAATACAGCTTTCTAGGTCGTATGATCTATTCTTGTCTTGTGGATGCAGATTCCACGGATACACGGGATTTTACGAATGAGGCAGACAGGCGAATTATGGAGGAGTGGCGGCAGCCGACACCTGAGGAGCTGCTGAGGCGGTTGAATGCATATCTGCTTCCATTCGAGAAGTCGGAGCCAACTCGCATCAACATACAACGCAAGCACATACAGGATGCGTGCCGGAGGCAAGCGAGAGAGGCTGGGCGTGGGCTGTTCTCCCTGTCCGTTCCGACAGGTGGAGGAAAGACATTGTCCTCTATGTTATTTGCACTGGAGCATGCAATAAAGCATGGACTGAGGCGAATCATTTATGTCATCCCATTTACGAGCATCATCGAGCAGAATGCCAAGGTGTTCCGTAAGGCTCTGGGCGATGACGCAATATTAGAGCATCACAGCAACTTCAATATGCAGGATTATGAGGAAAATCATGATCCCAAGGAGGCCAGGCTTGCCAAGCTCAGTGCGGAAAACTGGGAGTCACCTGTTGTTGTGACGACGTCGGTGCAATTTTTCGAATCCTTGTTCTCCAACGCTAGAAGCAAATGCCGCAAGCTGCATAACATCGCTGGCTCCGTGATCGTAGTGGATGAGGCTCAAAGTCTACCAAGAGGATATGTTATGCCCTGCCTTCATGCACTCCAGGAGCTTGTCTCGCATTACAATTGCTCTGTGGTTCTGTGTACAGCGACTCAGCCGTCATGGGACAAGCTGGGTTTCCCAGCGCATGAAATCATGGATTCGCCAACACCCATGCAATTGATGGATACATTTAAACGAGTAGAGGTCCGTAGCTACGGAGACCTTGGGGACGAAGTTCTGGATGAGACTGTAACCGACTGGATTGAAGCATCGGAGCAGGTACTCTGTATTGTAAATACTCGCAAGCATGCAAGATTGTTATATGACCGTTTGAAACCGCATTATATGGAAGATTTGTATCATTTAAGTGGTCGGATGTGTGCAGCCCATCGAATGGAGACACTCGATCAGATAAGAGACCGACTGAGCAACAAACAGCCGTGTCGTGTTATTTCTACGCAGTTAGTCGAGGCTGGCGTGGATATTGATTTTCCAAAGGTGTTTCGTGCGATGGCGGGACTGGATTCAATCGCGCAGGCTGCGGGCAGATGCAATCGTGAAGGGAAGCCGCAGATGGGGGAGGTTCGTGTGTTCTACCCGGAGCGGCATGGGATGCCGGACAGGGGATGGATGAGAGAGACGGCTGCTGAGGCTCGGCATGTGCTTCGCTATGAGGGAGATGCGCTGTCGCTATCTGCGATGCAGAACTATTTTGACCGAATCTACGGACTAAATGATGATACTGTGAGTCAGAAGACGGATGACAAGGGCATTATGGAGCTGCTAAAGCTGAAAAATTCCAATCTCGAAATTCCATATGCCGAGCTGGCGGATCGCTTTCAGTTTATTGAGGGGCAGATGCAGAGTATTGTTATTCCTTACAATTCTAAGGCAAGGGGCGTCATTGAGGAGCTCAAATATAGTGCTTACCCGACCGTAGTGCTGCGCAAGCTGCAGGCTTATTCGGTGCAGGTATATCGATTTGAGCTATCGGCGTTACTGCAGGCGGATCTGCTGGAGAGTATAAATGGTGTGCTTGTACTGGCCGAACCGGCCTACTACAGTGAAGCAACCGGGCTGCTGCAGCCAGACAGTGTAGTGGAGCATGAGGTATTAATTTTCTAG
- the cas5c gene encoding type I-C CRISPR-associated protein Cas5c: MGYGIKLRVWGDYACFTRPEMKVERVSYDVMTPSAARGILEAIHWKPAIRWNVDRIHVMKPIRFENIRRNEVESLASARKAAIYAAEERQQRASLVLRNVEYIIEAHFTMTSRSGAEDTPEKHYNMFLRRAGQGQCFHTPYFGTREFPVSFELVEELPSSDSSPHPGVVDLGYMLYDQEYKLNAKGEAARVTPYFFRARMVNGVIEVPDWQEVLR; encoded by the coding sequence ATGGGATATGGAATTAAGCTCAGGGTATGGGGCGATTATGCATGCTTTACCCGCCCGGAGATGAAGGTAGAGCGGGTCAGTTATGATGTCATGACGCCCTCGGCGGCCAGAGGCATACTGGAGGCTATCCATTGGAAACCGGCGATCCGTTGGAATGTGGATCGCATTCATGTGATGAAGCCGATCCGATTCGAGAATATTCGGCGCAATGAGGTGGAGAGCTTGGCTTCTGCCAGAAAGGCTGCCATCTACGCAGCGGAGGAGCGACAGCAGAGAGCATCGCTTGTGCTTCGCAATGTGGAATATATTATTGAGGCCCATTTCACGATGACTTCTCGAAGCGGGGCAGAGGACACACCCGAGAAGCATTACAATATGTTTCTGAGGCGGGCTGGGCAAGGGCAGTGCTTTCATACGCCGTACTTTGGCACACGGGAGTTCCCTGTCAGCTTTGAGCTGGTAGAGGAGCTGCCCTCCTCAGATTCTAGTCCACATCCCGGAGTCGTCGACCTGGGGTATATGCTGTACGACCAGGAATATAAGCTGAACGCCAAAGGTGAGGCCGCCAGGGTGACACCTTATTTCTTCCGGGCGCGAATGGTCAATGGTGTCATAGAGGTTCCTGACTGGCAGGAGGTGTTACGATGA